The window GCATTGTTTTCATTGTGATTTTAGAGTAATTACAAGGTGAAAACATGGGCTTAATGAGAAGAACTTTGATGTAGGTACATACCAAAAGAGTCACTATGGCCATACATACCTGAATTTGTGGATGGGGCTCTAGGCCACATTGTCAACATGGCAAGAGCTTTGGGTGAACAAGTGGATGCAGGGAAGCCGATATGGCCTTATGTCATTCATGGTCACTATGCTGATGCTGGGGAGGTAGCAGCACACTTGTCTGGGGCCTTGAATGTGCCAATGGTGCTAACTGGACATTCATTGGGTAGGAACAAATTTGAGCAATTACTCAAACAAGGGAGGCTATCCAGGGAGGACATAAATTCAACTTACAAGATAATGAGGAGAATTGAGGCTGAGGAGCTGGGGTTGGATGCAGCTGAAATGGTGGTGACTAGCACAAGGCAAGAGATTGAAGAGCAATGGGGACTGTATGATGGGTTTGATCTCAAGTTGGAGAGGAAGCTTCGGGTTAGGAGACGTCGAGGAGTGAGTTGCTTTGGAAGGAACATGCCTAGGATGGTGGTATGGACATTCTCTTTACTTCTTATGCTCACAACAATGACCTAAAATAACAAAACCAACTGCACCTAGTTGTGCCTAAGGTAGAGAAAAACGAGCTCTAAAATGGCATCGCTTTACTAAAATTGGATAACCCTTCAGAACCATAGCTTAACTAACTAAACCAAATGGTACGAACCTTCCTGGAATTAGGTTATTCCACCGGGGATGGACTTCAGCTATGTTAAAATCCAAGATTCAGAAGGTGACAGTGACCTCAAGTCCTTAATCGGCTCTGACAAAACTCAAAACAAAAGGCATCTACCTCCAATCTGGTCTGAGGTAGACATTCTTTtagttgtatttattttttattttttttattttgcatccTCTGTTGTTAATCCCTTGAACTGGAAGAGAAATTATTCAATTGAGTATGATGCAGATTATGCGGTTTTTCACAAATCCACACAAGCCCATGATACTTGCACTGTCCCGGCCAGATCCTAAGAAAAATGTCACCACTCTGCTCAAGGCTTTTGGAGAGTGTCGACAGCTCCGAGAGCTAGCCAACTTGGTAAAAAGTTTCACTTCTAAGCCTTTTCTCATTATccgaacataaaataaatacaattttaacaTTCATTCTGAGCTGAATTTCTTGTTGATTTCGTCTTGTTTCTGCAGACTTTGATTCTAGGTAACAGAGATGACATAGAAGAAATGTCAAACAGCAGCTCAGTTGTTCTTACAACAGCACTCAAGTTCATAGACAAGTATGACTTGTATGGTCAAGTGGCCTATCCCAAGCATCACAAACAGTCTGAAGTTCCTGAGATATATAGGTTGGCTGCTAAAACCAAGGTGAATTTCATAACCCCTGTGGAACATTCAACACACTGAGAACTATGATAGAACAGTAGTGGGCCCTGGTTTACTTTGTGATGACTAGGATCCAAAATAGAGCTACTACGATCCAAACAATTGATGTTGGTAATGGTTAGCTAAAAGTTTATAATATGAATTGATGGAGAAGATAACGGAAAAACTAAGGTCCATCATCTCTATGTGTAAATGGCTTGGTTAAGCTTTTTTGTGTCAATAGCAAgacccacattttttttttgataggtaaagagaATTCATTAAGAGCCAAAAGGCTAAAGTAAGGGTATACACGTAGTATACCAAGTACAAAtcagcaaaaaacaaaaggacAAGCCTGACCCTTACTTGGTGGCTAGCCAGTCAACGAAATCAAAGACAATGTGTGTTCCTCTATGTATACCctaacccaattcacaaaagtgtacaaaaaatggatttaatatcTTGATCGTTCCTCTCAATACCGTCGAAAGCccttctattcctttctttccaaatggtccacatTAGGCAGAGGGGGCAGCTCTCCAAGCTTCTCCCTTTCTTGCCCACaaagaaccatgccaacccAGGAGGTTTCTTTcacagaggagtgcatcacccattgcaccccaaaaagggagaagatcAGAAGCCATAACATTCTAGCTTTTTACCCACATATCATCGCTTAGGTTCCTACTTATGGTTTTCCATGCCTTAACCTTCTTGTTTTGTCTTTTCATTGTGATATACAAACTCCTAACAGTAACACTTCTGTGGCGGGTTTCTTTTGAAGGGAGTTTTTATCAACCCTGCTCTTGTGGAGCCATTTGGTCTCACACTTATAGAGGTACAGCTTGAGTTTCTTCGCAGCCTATTAgcttaaataataatgaatctACAACATTCTGACCTATATAAAGTTTTCTAACAGAAGAATAATAATGAATTCCTGATTGCTATTCTAATCTATTTATTGCCTTACAGGCAGCTGCTTATGGTTTACCTGTTGTTGCTACAAAAAACGGTGGGCCTGTGGATATTATCAAGGTAAATTTTAGACTAGTATAGGTAATTATTGGGCTAGCAACCCTGTGGATTTTGCTTGTTTAGATCCTGACCCATGGTCATTAGAATTTATATATTGGACCTTCACTAGTTTTCTTCTACATACCTATTTGTTTTATCTAACAAGGGACTCTAATCTACCAGGCACTCAACAATGGCCTCCTTGTTGACCCACATGACCAGAAAGGCATAGCAGATGCCCTTCTAAAGCTCCTTGCTGATAAGAACTTATGGTTTGAGTGCCGTAAAAATGGGCTAAAGAACATCCACCGGTTTTCATGGCCGGAACACTGTCGTAACTACTTGTCCCATGTTGAGCATTGCCGGAACCGGCACCCCAACACCCATCTTGGGATCATACCTAGTATTGAAGAACCCATGAGCGACTCCCTAAGGGATTTAGAAGACCTTTCTCTAAAGTTTTCTGTTGATGGAGACTTCAAGCTTAATGGAGAGCTTGATGTAGCAACTAGACAGAAAGAACTCATTGAAGCTCTAACCCGCATGGCTTCCTCTAATGGCAATTCTAGTGTTAGCTATCATTCAGGAAGAAGGCAAGGGCTATTTGTAATAGCAGCAGATTGTTATGATAGCAATGGAGATTGCACTGAGAGATTACCagcaattataaaaaatgtgatgaaaTCTACAAGCTCTGGTTTAAACCGAATAGGATTTGTATTGTTGACCGGTTTGAGTTTACAGGAGATATTAGAGAAGTTAAGGTGTTGCCAAGTGAACTTAGAAGAAATCGATGCATTGGTTTGCAATAGTGGGAGTGAAATTTACTATCCATGGAGGGATTTGATAGCTGATTTGGAGTATGAAGCCCACGTGGAGTATCGGTGGCCTGGTGAGAATGTTAGATCAGTAGTGACGAGGCTTGCTCGGGGAGAAGGGGGGGCTGAGGATGACATTGTGGAGTATGCAGGTGTGTGTAGTACTAGGTGCTACTCTTATGGAGTGAAACCAGGAGCTAAGGTAAGATTGTTGCTAACCATTTcctatgaaaatttttgtagaGGCTAGTATGCACTGCTTGATcctatttaaataaatgaatggcaGACTCGGAGAATTGATGACTTGCGCCAAAGGATGCGGATGAGAGGCTTCCGTTGCAACCTTGTCTATACGCATGCTACATCAAGGTTGAATGTGGTACCCTTATTTGCATCAAGGGCCCAAGCACTAAGGTAAGATCTTTTTCCCATACATATGGCACACATAAAAAACACTAATGACTCTTTGCATTTATGTCTTCTGCAGGTATCTTTCAGTTAGATGGGGAATTGACCTTTCTAAAATGGTGGTGTTTGTTGGGGAAAAAGGGGATACAGATTATGAAGATCTGCTTGTTGGCCTGCACAAGACCATCATTCTCAGAGGTTTAGTGGAGTATGGCAGTGAGAAGCTTCTTCGCAATGAAGAGAGTTTCAAAGGGAGGACATGATCCCACAAGATAGTCCGAACATTGCCTTTGTGGAGGAGGGTTACGAGGCTCTTAATATCTCAGCAGCTCTACTGACTCTCGGGATCAAGTGATCTGTTTTCCCCTTTATActacattttttcctttttcatgttTTGATGCATGTagatttcatatatattgtaaaaGCCTAAATCTGAATACCTGATAtaagaagaatatatatatatctaaactTGTGTATAAAATTACAAGTTGTGCATAGTGAAATACTTTTTACATCATTCCTCAGACTATAAGGCACCTAAAATGAAATGTCTAACTTCCAGGAGGTAATCTGTGCTTTGATGTGTGTACACTCtcatatgatattttttctgTGATGAATCATAAAAGTTAGCACATCTAATATATTTCAGCCTCAAGTATTAGAGTTAAAAACCAAATAACAACGGAAAGGTAATTGTATGTATGCACTATTTCAATCAGCATATGTATAGCATCAGATAAGGGCATTACCAAGCCTAACATAGTTTTCATGGAAACAATATACAAGTTACTCCAATTGTCTATCAATTCTTTCATGCTTGTTGAGCATCTATTAGTGTTGAGCATCTGAGTAAAACATTTACTCATTCAGTGTCTCCATATGTTCATGTAATGGATTCCAAACTACTAGTGCTAGTTTTCTTCCAGCCCTTTGGAGAAGTCCAAGATCATGGAACTGATCGGCATTTTTTTATGCACAAAGATCCAATTCTACCTTGTGTTTAGCTCTACAAAGACATTCAAGCAtgtgaaaaatacattgaaaatAAGAAGAGGCATCCATGGATCAGTGGGACATTTTCCATATGGAAAAGACAAATTAACATGTGTGCACAACTGTCTTTTGCAATATGAACATATAAATTTGGAGAAATCAATGAATTTATACTTGATATAGCTTACTATTCGATTTTCATTGATCATAGTCATGATTTTTCAATCACTGCAAAGCGCAATGCTAAgctatttcaatttttgttgtttCTCAGTAATGGTTTTTCAGTCATTATAAAGCACAATGCTGGATCACTTCTATAAACATTTGTCTAGTCAAGATCTTTGTTACTAGGAACCCAGCTAGTTTGCCTTTTTCTCAATTCTGTAAACATCTGTCCAAGTCAATTCTATAAACATCTATCTAGTCAAGTAGCTAAATGCATTTATGTTAGCTTTCTCAATTTGGCCCTGCAGAGAGTGCAAATACTCAGCTTCTCCAGCTTTATCAATAAGACAGCTTTGTGTTCCTCttccatattcatttttttccattgtcTTAAGCTTAGGCTACAGTTACACACccatttaaaataatacttataGGGAAAAAGTCATAGGTACATACTGTGCATGCACATTTGTAAAAGCAACACTAGAATGTCCTAGTTTGCAATTTGGACCACATGAATATCtattcattaaaattaatatgattGGACGATCCGGATTTTCACTGCAGTGTTTTGCTCAATgaagaaagatatataaaatgGTCTTGTATGTTGGAATAGGTTCTCTCATGTCCTCCCTCTAGCAAGTTTGGATATGATATGCAtgcagaaaaataaatatatggtgCTTTAAGCTCTTTCTTCgtttttaaaaatcttgaaaGTTTGGGATGAGTGCAACATATAGCAGGTCAAAAGGGAAAGGTCCTTTTGATGAGTTAAAAGGGTAAGGTCAATGCAGGTAATTCCCTTTTTCCAAGTAATATGTGCATGCATGAATCAAGTCTCCTCTTGGCAATAGAAACCACTAACTGCTTTAGCAAATGCATCCCAAAATTAAAGATCAGATGCCCCGTCAACTATGGCTATAAAACCTTACAGAAATATTTGATTGCAAAGGccattttaaattaagaaatacaGAAGAAATACATATTAAAGAAGTCTAGAGGTCATACCTTCAGTATCACCTATTGACTCAACAGTTTTATCCTTGACCTGTGTGAAATTCTAGTCAGCAAGTTAAAGGAACTTCTTCAGTAAAAAGCAAGAACTCAATTGTTATGAAAGAGCAACAAAAAGATAATGCACTGTAAATACCTAAATGATCATATTTATTTCAAGAGCCAATTAGGCAGACATTAGATTGAATCCAAATTATAGGGAAAGTATAAATCTCCAATGGTTCTATAAAAGAATACGGTAAGTGGGTTATGATATTATTTGATGGAACAGCAGTCTAAATAACATCAAAATCAGAGgaatttgttattaataatttaacttcagAGGAAGCAAAATATCCAAAGGAAATTCTGGATTACATTTAACATAAAAACAACATGAGATCCAATTAGcttgtcacttttaaaatactTGTTGACTAGTATTCAGTGAAGAATGAAATATTATTCTTCAGCCTCGCTCTTTAATTCAAGCATTTAAAAAGAACACAAGACAATATGTGCAAGAGAACCCAAACAGGTGATATAGAATGGACAATTTTCAATAGACAATATCCAGTTCTCTGGAGTTTATCACCTTCAGCTAGCTACAGAGTCCATTGCTACATTGaagtttcatttttcattaaaaaggaaaaggtggAATAGGTAAGAAAATACCAATTCACAGTCTCTGACATCCATGCTAAGTTTGTGAGTACTGATCCAATGCTGCAACTCAAAACAAACAGCAAAGAGACCCTTATTTTAACATCAGAAATGTTTAACGtacaaaacccaaaaaatttaagaagtaAACTTGGGAATTAAACCTATTGTTCTTGTAATTTTCCATCTGTTGTCTCCACACCATATTATAGTAAGTAATATTGCAGAAAAAGGCTGATTGGTATATATAAGACTACGTGCACTTCCATCTTTTTAGTTTGCAATTTGAATCAGCTTTCCTCAATGAGTGGGCAAACAGGTCGGGTACTCTTTCTTGTTGAATAAGCTTCAATGTCCTTATGCTAATCCATTGTAGTCTGCAATTTGAACAACTTAACACTATCATGTGGATAATACTCcttatttgcaattttttcttttcttttttttttttttaatcaaatcaaGGATTTTGCCTATTTGATATTGCCAGACCCTATGTTCATAGAGAGGATGCCCCTAATTAATAGGTCACTGAAGTCAGGAACAACATTCTAGCTATTCTTTACGATTcaagaagggaaaaagagagagaaaagaactCAGAATTCACAACTTTCCATTTGCCTAAAATCTAAATCACATAATTAAAAACCCAAACACACAATTGCAGTAACTCATAAAATTGAAGGAAGAGTCACAAAATTGCAGCAAAtcataaaattggaaaaaaaaaaggccaaataaatcaaaattcgAAAATCACTATTTTCCAAATCACACTCACAGCCTTAAGCTACAGAGAGAACCTGCGACAACGTCATTTTCGATTGCATGAATGGCGGTAATGCGCACCTGCTCTCCGACAGAGATTTTTCACGGGTTCGTCCCGACATCTGCGCCATTCCGACAGAAAAAACATCACTAAAAAATTCGGATCACTCACCCAATCAAGTTATACTGTAGAGAGGCAAAGCTAAATGGAGAGAAATGTACCGTTTGATATTGCAAATGCACATCGATTCTCCTCACTTTCCAAGTTTCCTGAGAAACctgaagagaaagagagaaacgTGGTTGGATTCTTCTGCAAATTCAGGATTTGAACGAAAATTCTACAAAGCTACAGAGAGAAACGAGAGTGTCATTGTGGAGAACAAAGGACACCAGAGACCTATGAACTACtgtcttcaattttcaaaaaaaaaaaaaaaaaaaaaaagaagaggaaaaaataccatgttttatattttaattgttttcgtttatagttattttttaaatgaaaaaaataattaaaattaaaataaaatcataaaaattatttttagaaataagataataacatttcaaattattaaatatatttttattcaataaaaatatcacaaaataaattttaaacatatttttcaaaaattaatatttaaaattatttttaaaaacactttcaaaaataaaagcaatTCCAATCACTATGGTGAGAAAGCAAATTTGGATTAGTGAAAAGAGTTAAACTCTCTTTATACCATGCGATAAGGATTAACGggtaatttgataatattatatttatttattttgtaaaaaagtaaaataatgttaattgcATTATAATTGAAAACATCTATATTAGGGATAGTATTAGGAtcacaaaaattaatctaaacttattaatatattaagaattttttttaaaaaaataatagaagaaGCGAAACAATAACTCACAGATAGAAGTTTTAAGATACATTAAAATAAACgataatatatttagtttgaaaatacattaaaattaaatgataatatatttagtttggatatattgaataacataaaaaaatatatatatttaatttttttattttatttataaatttatatttatcttatatttaattattatataaaaggtgtaataagataattaaaattaatttatttacaataattttattttaattaatttatatatatatatatatatatatatatatatatatatatatatatatatatatatatatatatatattaattttaaatataaaaataataaattaaataggaGATAATTGGTTTGATcattttaagattaaataaaggagttaaataaattgaataaaaactATGTCATCGTACCCAACTAAAAATACATTAAGGtttacttaattattttcctatgaaaataaatttggaatcaTATGAAATTAAACTCTATAGTTTCCTTTCCGAGTtcaataacatataaaaataattaagaatcaTGATACTTGGtcaaaatattccaaaattttaagaaacctattgaatcattattttttcttgtcaGTTGCTTTGTAATTTTTCATACTAAGTAATCAAAGTCTAAATGAGGTGAAATTTATAGGTTAGATTCCTTATGGAgtctaatattatataaaaaaaaattggagcaTAATATTCTT is drawn from Vitis riparia cultivar Riparia Gloire de Montpellier isolate 1030 chromosome 18, EGFV_Vit.rip_1.0, whole genome shotgun sequence and contains these coding sequences:
- the LOC117905325 gene encoding probable sucrose-phosphate synthase 4, whose protein sequence is MCWRIWHLARKKKQIAWDDAQRLTKRRLEREQGRHDAADDLSELSEGEKEKGDANQIEPVKEQMTRINSDMHIWSDDDKSRHLYIILISIHGLVRGENMELGRDSDTGGQVKYVVELARALANTKGVYRVDLLTRQITSTEVDSSYGEPIEMLSCPSDGGGSCGAYIIRIPCGPRDRYIPKESLWPYIPEFVDGALGHIVNMARALGEQVDAGKPIWPYVIHGHYADAGEVAAHLSGALNVPMVLTGHSLGRNKFEQLLKQGRLSREDINSTYKIMRRIEAEELGLDAAEMVVTSTRQEIEEQWGLYDGFDLKLERKLRVRRRRGVSCFGRNMPRMVVIPPGMDFSYVKIQDSEGDSDLKSLIGSDKTQNKRHLPPIWSEIMRFFTNPHKPMILALSRPDPKKNVTTLLKAFGECRQLRELANLTLILGNRDDIEEMSNSSSVVLTTALKFIDKYDLYGQVAYPKHHKQSEVPEIYRLAAKTKGVFINPALVEPFGLTLIEAAAYGLPVVATKNGGPVDIIKALNNGLLVDPHDQKGIADALLKLLADKNLWFECRKNGLKNIHRFSWPEHCRNYLSHVEHCRNRHPNTHLGIIPSIEEPMSDSLRDLEDLSLKFSVDGDFKLNGELDVATRQKELIEALTRMASSNGNSSVSYHSGRRQGLFVIAADCYDSNGDCTERLPAIIKNVMKSTSSGLNRIGFVLLTGLSLQEILEKLRCCQVNLEEIDALVCNSGSEIYYPWRDLIADLEYEAHVEYRWPGENVRSVVTRLARGEGGAEDDIVEYAGVCSTRCYSYGVKPGAKTRRIDDLRQRMRMRGFRCNLVYTHATSRLNVVPLFASRAQALRYLSVRWGIDLSKMVVFVGEKGDTDYEDLLVGLHKTIILRGLVEYGSEKLLRNEESFKGRT